Genomic DNA from Thalassoroseus pseudoceratinae:
GGCGCAATTCCAAATGCTCCGATCGTTGCGTTGGCAGCTAGCAACGCAATCACAATACGATGCGTGTTGTTGGAATCGATTTGAAAGAGGATTTGAAGGATCATGGGACCCATGAGAATAGCTACCGCCGAGAACGACAGCATGATGGTCCCTAGAACAAGTGTCGCTCTCAAGACGACACGCGTCATTGCCTGAAGACCGTCGTTGCATAGTGTGCGTGAGATCATTGGCATGATGAAGTTGCTAATCCCCATGACGAGAGGATTGGCGAACAGCAATACTGTCGCACACGCGGCGTAGACACCGGTTTCTTGCACACCCACTGACCATGCCAAGCACCAATGCATGAGGTACAGTTGGCTTGTCATGAAAACGTTGCTGGCCAAGTCCCATCGTCCGATCGACCAGTTCTGCTTTAGGTCTGACCAGAACTCACTGTAACGCAGGTTAATTGAGCCACGCCTGTGCAATAGCCACACTGCGGATGTGAGCGAGTACACCGAAATGATCGCCCACCAGGCGCCAATTGGTGACAGTCGGTTCGTTGTGGTCAGAATGAGCAGCGCAATGACTTGAAGGAACGCCGTTACCGAGTCAAATAGCAAGGCTGTTTTGAACTGCGAGTTTGCAAAAGTGAGCTGCCTTGCGAATTCACGCAACAACAATGCAGGAACACCGAGTGCTAAAACAGCAAATAGTTTGGTATATGTGCTATCTGCGTGGAGATGAGGGATCGTAGCAGAGGTAGTTAGAAATAGCGTTCCGATGACGCAGGCTAGAGTGAGCCATGCGATCAACATGCTGCCAGCATAGCTTGATCGTTCCCGTTGGCTACTACGTTTGTGGAGGTACACCGTATACGGGGCCGTGATTAACGAATGCTGAGCGGCAAGCGTAATCATTGCGACGGAGATTCCAAGCGAATAGAGACCAAGGCCCTCGACTCCGCAGGCACGTCCGACGAGAATCGTGGAAATGAATCGCCCGGCGCTGGTAACCGCTTGATCCATGATCGCACAGGCCCCCTTCGAAATTGACTCGGAGGAGACAAGTTTTCGAATGGCTGTGCGGAAATATGCGATGCTGAGCTTGTTTGGTGTCTGCGCTGTTGAGCCCGAGACAGTTGTCATCCTAGACACTCCGGCGGCCAAGGACGACACCAAAGGTTCGCCAGACATGTTTCAGGTCCGTGAGAATGGAACGCTCCTGGATGTATTGGACGTCCATTCGTGTCCAGTCGTCAAATGTAATTTGATTTCGTTGCGGTTGAGTTTGCCAACCACATGTCAAACCGGGCGTGACATCAAGCCTGCGTCGCAACCACCCATGACATGATTCGGTCTCGTTACAGGGAAGCGGACGAGGACCAACCAGCGACATGTCTCCCTTAAGCACGTTCCAAAGTTGCGGCAGTTCGTCGATGCTGGTTGCCCGTATAATTCGGCCAACCGTTGTTACCCGGGGGTCACTTGCAATTTTGAATGCCGGACCGTCTTGCTCGTTCAACGCCATCAGGTCTTTTTTTCGTGCTTCGGCGTCTGTGACCATACTCCGCAATTTGTAGATCTTGAAACGTCGTCCGGCTAAACCGGTCCGGTACTGACTAAAGATCGCAGGTCCCGGTGAAGTCGCCCGAATAGCAATCATCGACGCCAACAAGATTGGCGATGTTAGAACCAA
This window encodes:
- a CDS encoding lipopolysaccharide biosynthesis protein, whose translation is MTTVSGSTAQTPNKLSIAYFRTAIRKLVSSESISKGACAIMDQAVTSAGRFISTILVGRACGVEGLGLYSLGISVAMITLAAQHSLITAPYTVYLHKRSSQRERSSYAGSMLIAWLTLACVIGTLFLTTSATIPHLHADSTYTKLFAVLALGVPALLLREFARQLTFANSQFKTALLFDSVTAFLQVIALLILTTTNRLSPIGAWWAIISVYSLTSAVWLLHRRGSINLRYSEFWSDLKQNWSIGRWDLASNVFMTSQLYLMHWCLAWSVGVQETGVYAACATVLLFANPLVMGISNFIMPMISRTLCNDGLQAMTRVVLRATLVLGTIMLSFSAVAILMGPMILQILFQIDSNNTHRIVIALLAANATIGAFGIAPEWALLALEKPQVTFRAACIGLATTGLAAVTMIQAWGVVGAALGLLLGTLLSVSYIWMAYRLVLQDDRESRGHS